The genomic DNA GCTGAACTTTTCCGGGAAACCGATCTATACCTGGGATGTTAGTCTTTTTAATCCCTTTTTATAAATTCATCCTCGTATTCTAATTCAAATTTACTCGTTCGGTTAGACAGGTTTTTTTCTCCGACATAATACATTCCTGCCTCCTGCTTTTTTGCCTTTTCCCGAAACTTTTCGGAGCGAAGATCCAGGTAAGGATGCGTCATAAAATATTCTCCTATCGGAGATTCCTGTCGTTCTCTTCCTCCGGAAGATTCCTTTAACCTTTGAAACATGCGCCCCATAGCGAACGGGTCGTATCCCTCTCGAACTAGGATTTTGTATCCGTATTCGTCGGATTCGCCTTCCTGGTTTTTGCTGAAAGAAGGTCGCAATAAAACTCCGACAGTGATGTCGGCAAGTTCGCCCAACGTCGAGGAGCCGATTTTACGACTTAATAATTCGAATCGGACTCCGTCCATACAATGGGAAAGTTCCACGTGTCCGATTTCATGCCCCAATACGGCAACCAACTCCGATTCGGATTTTACCGAAGTCAAAAGTCCGGACGTTACGAATAGAATGCCGCCCGGCATTGCAAAAGCGTTAGCCTGAGAAGTTTCCATAATTAGAATTCTATAATTAAATCCTTTTTTATTTCCATCCGTAAGCTTTGCGGTTAATCCTTGTAAGTAAGCTAAATCTTTCGTGTTTTCCGTACTTCCATAATTCGCATATCTATCGGCAATAGCATCGCCCAGTTCCTTTT from Leptospira fainei serovar Hurstbridge str. BUT 6 includes the following:
- a CDS encoding M48 family metallopeptidase produces the protein MLNKRFYAFILLVVFGIALGFVVAFNKVGVEKPATLAPAFQLLGKPVKTLDRALTKVLPIDNLDEKELGDAIADRYANYGSTENTKDLAYLQGLTAKLTDGNKKGFNYRILIMETSQANAFAMPGGILFVTSGLLTSVKSESELVAVLGHEIGHVELSHCMDGVRFELLSRKIGSSTLGELADITVGVLLRPSFSKNQEGESDEYGYKILVREGYDPFAMGRMFQRLKESSGGRERQESPIGEYFMTHPYLDLRSEKFREKAKKQEAGMYYVGEKNLSNRTSKFELEYEDEFIKRD